From Actinosynnema mirum DSM 43827, a single genomic window includes:
- a CDS encoding M20 family metallopeptidase — protein sequence MTGELLEAARAALPEMLDDLRRYVEVETPSDDKEALTRGLSFVDGLVASRVGAADTTSTVDGGAHGDVRVLDFAGTDAPPVLLLAHYDTVWPLGTLAEIPFAVDGDRITGPGVFDMKAGLVQLLWAIRIARAAGLPLPPLRLVLNGDEEIGSPASREVIERAAIGTRGALVFEAAAGPEGAVKTARKGVGLFTVHAEGVESHAGLDPTRGASAIDELARAVLTLHAAQDLSAGTSVNVGVIEGGTRSNVIAGRASGELDVRVSTLAEINRVEGVLAGLTPHHPKASLTVEGGWNRPVMERTPATAALYAVARAAAEALDLPLPEVSVGGASDGNFVAALGIGVLDGFGAVGDGAHARHEHATASGMVRRTALTAAVLRALA from the coding sequence GTGACAGGGGAACTGCTGGAGGCGGCGCGAGCGGCGCTGCCGGAGATGCTGGACGACCTGCGCCGGTACGTGGAGGTCGAGACCCCCAGCGACGACAAGGAAGCGCTGACGCGTGGCCTGTCCTTCGTCGACGGGCTGGTCGCGTCGCGCGTCGGCGCGGCCGACACGACGTCCACAGTGGACGGTGGCGCGCACGGCGACGTCCGCGTGCTGGACTTCGCGGGCACCGACGCCCCGCCCGTCCTGCTCCTGGCCCACTACGACACGGTGTGGCCCCTGGGCACGCTCGCGGAGATCCCGTTCGCGGTCGACGGCGACCGGATCACCGGCCCCGGCGTGTTCGACATGAAGGCCGGCCTGGTCCAGCTCCTCTGGGCGATCAGGATCGCCCGCGCCGCGGGGCTCCCCCTCCCCCCGCTCCGCCTGGTCCTCAACGGCGACGAGGAGATCGGCTCCCCGGCGTCCCGCGAGGTCATCGAGCGAGCGGCGATCGGCACGCGCGGCGCGCTCGTCTTCGAGGCAGCCGCAGGCCCCGAGGGCGCGGTGAAGACCGCGCGCAAGGGCGTCGGCCTGTTCACCGTCCACGCCGAGGGCGTCGAGTCGCACGCCGGTCTGGACCCGACGCGCGGCGCGAGCGCGATCGACGAGCTGGCACGGGCCGTCCTGACCCTGCACGCCGCCCAGGACCTCAGCGCCGGAACCAGCGTGAACGTCGGCGTGATCGAGGGCGGCACCCGCTCGAACGTCATCGCGGGCAGGGCCTCCGGGGAGCTGGACGTCCGGGTCTCCACCCTCGCGGAGATCAACCGCGTGGAGGGCGTCCTGGCCGGCCTCACCCCGCACCACCCCAAGGCGTCGCTGACCGTGGAGGGCGGCTGGAACCGCCCCGTCATGGAGCGCACCCCCGCCACGGCGGCCCTCTACGCCGTGGCCCGCGCGGCGGCCGAGGCCCTGGACCTGCCCCTCCCCGAGGTCTCGGTGGGCGGCGCGAGCGACGGCAACTTCGTCGCCGCCCTGGGCATCGGCGTCCTGGACGGGTTCGGCGCCGTGGGCGACGGCGCGCACGCCCGCCACGAGCACGCCACCGCCTCGGGCATGGTGCGCCGCACCGCCCTCACCGCGGCCGTGCTGCGCGCACTGGCCTGA
- a CDS encoding zinc-ribbon domain-containing protein, protein MVIWGWRTKAFLLGMVTLLCSRCGNPAAQAVHKLVTKFTLFFIPLFPVRIKRVVQCTFCGAEGKLTKEQAEQLIAQGAGQPPAQPQPAQQPQQPQHPGYF, encoded by the coding sequence ATGGTCATCTGGGGTTGGCGCACGAAGGCGTTCCTGCTGGGGATGGTGACGCTGCTGTGCTCGCGGTGCGGGAACCCGGCCGCCCAGGCCGTGCACAAGCTGGTCACCAAGTTCACGCTGTTCTTCATCCCGCTGTTCCCGGTGCGGATCAAGCGCGTCGTGCAGTGCACGTTCTGCGGCGCGGAGGGCAAGCTGACCAAGGAGCAGGCCGAGCAGCTGATCGCGCAGGGCGCCGGTCAGCCGCCCGCGCAGCCGCAGCCCGCGCAGCAGCCGCAGCAGCCGCAGCACCCCGGTTACTTCTGA
- a CDS encoding HEAT repeat domain-containing protein, which translates to MRKIDWQSLECLHGPAGNVPDLLEECAHEDPLHAFGAIADLGDLLRPSRARILSAAPAALPFLVDLAENGPHARERVVRLIRQIAERGHPTPEWTGALDAARPGLLALLTDPDPLVRRQAGRLLSCLDHPEALTALREGWDTEQDLRVRCDLVRSLGGADPAFDLTALLTHDDPQLCLAAAHALPATAALPDATALANAVASPDSAVWVDSAWLEDPRHDDALTELVITTGDLLAEDPAALTGYVTLVARNGIAPRRAAVLGSALRLLCTWRDVDLVPLLGTLLHDPHPAVRYRAAAVLACLGPAARPHADRLAALLQDRSEQPGESTTHTAGDMALWALAAQGDPRCVPALVALLESDRVPFDLNTHRPTNPTPVTACGPWLHEPTAEEVLTPLRAHAAALVPPIAARLARPDQHRLLVAALCRVLAAWGPLSGEAKSALEPLTGHRYYGRYATAALKSIDGYTEADVPALAGEARRSGVTIGVLGALGAAAAEAEDTLRRLATPDETAWRRVEASYALWRVTGETTTAVPLLLEAAAPLATGDYTRPRGAALHHLAEIGVRTEEVLATARAVATTRRRVANVGDRERIAEDEALRASAAQLLG; encoded by the coding sequence GTGCGAAAGATCGACTGGCAGTCCCTGGAATGCCTCCACGGTCCCGCCGGGAACGTGCCGGACCTGCTGGAGGAGTGCGCGCACGAGGACCCGCTCCACGCGTTCGGCGCGATCGCCGACCTGGGCGACCTCCTGCGCCCCTCCCGCGCCCGAATCCTCTCCGCAGCCCCGGCGGCGCTCCCGTTCCTGGTCGACCTGGCCGAGAACGGCCCGCACGCGCGCGAGCGGGTCGTGCGCCTGATCCGCCAGATCGCCGAACGCGGCCACCCCACCCCCGAGTGGACCGGGGCCCTGGACGCGGCCCGGCCCGGCCTCCTCGCCCTCCTCACCGACCCGGACCCGCTGGTGCGCCGCCAGGCGGGCAGGCTCCTGTCCTGCCTGGACCACCCGGAGGCCCTGACCGCCCTGCGCGAGGGCTGGGACACCGAGCAGGACCTCCGCGTGCGCTGCGACCTGGTGCGCTCCCTGGGCGGAGCGGACCCCGCCTTCGACCTCACCGCACTGCTCACCCACGACGACCCGCAGCTGTGCCTGGCAGCGGCCCACGCCCTGCCCGCCACCGCCGCGCTCCCCGACGCGACCGCGCTGGCGAACGCCGTGGCCTCACCGGACAGCGCGGTGTGGGTCGACTCCGCCTGGCTGGAAGATCCCCGCCACGACGACGCCCTCACCGAGCTGGTCATCACCACCGGCGACCTCCTCGCCGAGGACCCCGCCGCCCTGACGGGCTACGTCACCCTGGTGGCCCGCAACGGCATCGCCCCCCGCCGCGCGGCGGTCCTTGGCTCAGCCCTGCGCCTGCTCTGCACCTGGCGCGACGTGGACCTGGTCCCCCTGCTGGGAACCCTCCTCCACGACCCCCACCCCGCGGTCCGCTACCGAGCCGCGGCGGTCCTGGCCTGCCTGGGCCCAGCCGCGCGCCCCCACGCCGACCGCCTGGCGGCCCTGCTCCAGGACCGGTCGGAGCAGCCCGGCGAGTCGACCACGCACACCGCGGGCGACATGGCCCTGTGGGCGCTGGCGGCCCAGGGCGACCCGCGCTGCGTCCCCGCGCTGGTCGCCCTGCTGGAGAGCGACCGCGTCCCGTTCGACCTGAACACCCACCGCCCCACGAACCCCACCCCCGTGACCGCCTGCGGCCCCTGGCTCCACGAGCCCACCGCCGAGGAGGTCCTCACCCCGCTGCGCGCGCACGCCGCCGCCCTGGTCCCCCCGATCGCGGCCCGCCTGGCACGCCCCGACCAGCACCGCCTGCTGGTGGCGGCCCTGTGCCGGGTCCTGGCAGCCTGGGGCCCGCTCTCCGGCGAGGCCAAGTCCGCGCTGGAACCCCTCACCGGCCACCGCTACTACGGCCGCTACGCGACGGCGGCCCTCAAGTCGATCGACGGCTACACCGAGGCCGACGTCCCCGCCCTGGCGGGCGAGGCCCGCCGCTCCGGCGTCACGATCGGCGTTCTGGGCGCGCTGGGCGCCGCGGCAGCGGAGGCCGAGGACACCCTGCGCCGTCTGGCCACCCCGGACGAAACGGCCTGGCGCCGCGTGGAGGCGTCCTACGCCCTGTGGCGCGTCACCGGCGAGACCACGACCGCGGTCCCCCTCCTGCTGGAAGCCGCCGCTCCCCTGGCGACCGGTGACTACACCCGCCCGCGCGGGGCGGCCCTGCACCACCTGGCGGAGATCGGCGTGCGCACCGAGGAGGTCCTCGCCACCGCCCGAGCCGTGGCCACCACCCGCCGCCGGGTGGCGAACGTCGGCGACCGCGAGCGGATCGCCGAGGACGAGGCGCTGCGGGCATCAGCGGCCCAACTGCTCGGATGA
- a CDS encoding MarR family winged helix-turn-helix transcriptional regulator gives MTADLGRADLDRAELGSAELGSADLGGADPGGTELGSADLEADGADAPRWLDGGEMAAWLALLRVVSVLPQALDRQLRDEVGISHTYYSMLAVLSDHPDRTLSMGELARLAATSPSRLTHAIAAMEKRGWVRRRQCGADRRVQYATLTDEGLTVLRRVAPAHVAEVRRLVFDRLDPQRVEELRVIASLLADGLAEECGTP, from the coding sequence GTGACGGCGGACCTCGGCAGGGCCGATCTCGACCGGGCCGAACTCGGCAGCGCCGAACTCGGCAGCGCCGACCTGGGCGGCGCCGATCCCGGCGGGACCGAACTCGGCAGCGCCGACCTGGAGGCCGACGGCGCGGACGCCCCGCGCTGGCTGGACGGCGGCGAGATGGCCGCGTGGCTGGCGCTGCTGCGGGTGGTCAGCGTGCTCCCGCAGGCCCTGGACCGGCAGCTGCGGGACGAGGTCGGGATCAGCCACACCTACTACTCGATGCTGGCCGTGCTGTCCGACCACCCGGACCGCACGCTGAGCATGGGCGAGCTGGCCAGGCTCGCCGCGACCAGCCCGTCCCGCCTCACCCACGCGATCGCCGCGATGGAGAAGCGCGGGTGGGTGCGCCGCAGGCAGTGCGGCGCGGACCGCAGGGTGCAGTACGCGACCCTGACGGACGAGGGGCTGACCGTGCTGCGGCGCGTCGCGCCCGCGCACGTGGCCGAGGTGCGCAGGCTGGTGTTCGACCGGCTCGACCCGCAGCGGGTCGAGGAGCTGCGGGTGATCGCCTCGCTGCTGGCCGACGGGCTGGCCGAGGAGTGCGGGACGCCGTGA
- a CDS encoding SDR family NAD(P)-dependent oxidoreductase, which translates to MNVLEGKVAVVTGANAGIGLAIARAYHAEGARVFVTGRRQAQLDAVEAELGQGVTGVRCDVGDLADLDALYAQVAERAGRIDVLVANAGIGITAPLGEITEEQFDAMFTTNVKGSLFTVQKALPLLAPGASIIFTGSSSATRPQPYLPVYGATKAAIRNLVRGFAHGAGAGGYRVNVLSPGGTRTQGLVDLLPPEELAAAGASIPLGRLAEPEEIAAAAVFLASDASSYVNGAELAVDGGAAQI; encoded by the coding sequence ATGAACGTTCTTGAGGGCAAGGTCGCGGTCGTGACCGGGGCGAACGCGGGCATCGGCCTGGCGATCGCGCGGGCCTACCACGCCGAAGGCGCGCGGGTCTTCGTCACCGGCCGCCGCCAGGCCCAGCTCGACGCGGTCGAGGCCGAGCTGGGCCAGGGGGTGACCGGCGTCCGCTGCGACGTCGGCGACCTGGCCGACCTCGACGCGCTCTACGCGCAGGTCGCGGAGCGGGCCGGGCGGATCGACGTGCTCGTCGCCAACGCCGGGATCGGGATCACCGCCCCGCTGGGCGAGATCACCGAGGAGCAGTTCGACGCCATGTTCACCACCAACGTCAAGGGCTCGCTGTTCACCGTGCAGAAGGCGCTGCCGCTGCTGGCCCCCGGCGCGTCGATCATCTTCACCGGGTCGTCGTCCGCCACCCGCCCGCAGCCGTACCTGCCGGTGTACGGGGCGACCAAGGCCGCGATCCGCAACCTGGTCCGGGGCTTCGCCCACGGCGCGGGGGCGGGCGGGTACCGGGTCAACGTGCTCTCCCCCGGCGGCACCCGCACCCAGGGCCTGGTCGACCTGCTCCCGCCCGAGGAGCTGGCCGCCGCGGGCGCGTCGATCCCGCTCGGCAGGCTGGCCGAGCCCGAGGAGATCGCGGCGGCGGCGGTCTTCCTGGCCTCGGACGCCTCCAGCTACGTCAACGGCGCCGAGCTGGCCGTCGACGGCGGGGCCGCCCAGATCTGA
- the ribD gene encoding bifunctional diaminohydroxyphosphoribosylaminopyrimidine deaminase/5-amino-6-(5-phosphoribosylamino)uracil reductase RibD, translated as MLTEHEAMARALELAATPGVPLGPNPRVGCVLLADDGTVVAEGHHRGAGTAHAEADALAEAGAAARGTTAVVTLEPCNHTGRTGPCARALVEAGVRRVVFAQSDPNPVATGGTRTLRDAGIEVEHGLMADRARALNRAWVFGVEHGRPLVTWKFAASLDGRSAAADGTSRWISNSAARADVHRLRAGCDVVLVGAETAVVDDPRLTARGPDDAPLAHQPLRAVLGERELPPTLRLFDGSAEVAQLRTRDPRAALAELFELGRRHVFLEGGPTVAAAFLRAGLVDEIVAYVAPVLLGAGRAAAGDLGITGIGAALRPVVTDVTVIAGGDGEEPNVRFTLTPA; from the coding sequence GTGCTGACCGAACACGAGGCGATGGCGCGGGCGCTGGAGCTGGCCGCGACGCCGGGGGTCCCGCTGGGGCCCAACCCCCGCGTGGGGTGCGTGCTGCTGGCCGACGACGGGACGGTGGTCGCCGAGGGCCACCACCGGGGCGCCGGGACCGCGCACGCCGAGGCCGACGCGCTGGCCGAGGCAGGCGCCGCCGCGCGCGGGACCACCGCCGTGGTGACGCTGGAGCCGTGCAACCACACCGGCCGGACCGGGCCGTGCGCCCGCGCGCTGGTGGAGGCCGGGGTGCGGCGGGTGGTGTTCGCCCAGTCCGACCCGAACCCGGTCGCCACCGGGGGGACGCGGACCTTGCGGGACGCCGGGATCGAGGTCGAGCACGGGCTGATGGCCGACCGCGCCCGCGCGCTGAACCGGGCCTGGGTGTTCGGCGTCGAGCACGGGCGACCGCTGGTGACCTGGAAGTTCGCCGCGAGCCTCGACGGGCGCAGCGCGGCGGCGGACGGCACCAGCAGGTGGATCTCGAACTCGGCCGCGCGCGCCGACGTGCACCGGCTGCGCGCCGGGTGCGACGTGGTGCTCGTGGGCGCCGAGACGGCCGTGGTGGACGATCCCCGGCTGACCGCGCGCGGCCCCGACGACGCCCCGCTCGCGCACCAGCCGCTGCGCGCCGTGCTGGGCGAGCGGGAGCTGCCGCCGACGTTGCGCCTGTTCGACGGGTCGGCCGAGGTGGCGCAGCTGCGCACCCGCGACCCGAGGGCCGCGCTGGCCGAGCTGTTCGAGCTCGGTCGCAGGCACGTGTTCCTGGAGGGCGGGCCGACCGTGGCCGCCGCGTTCCTGCGCGCGGGCCTGGTGGACGAGATCGTCGCGTACGTGGCCCCGGTGCTGCTGGGCGCGGGCCGGGCCGCCGCGGGCGACCTGGGGATCACCGGCATCGGCGCGGCGCTGCGCCCGGTGGTGACCGACGTGACCGTGATCGCCGGGGGCGACGGGGAGGAGCCGAACGTCCGCTTCACCCTGACCCCCGCCTGA
- a CDS encoding GTP cyclohydrolase II: protein MATDFPATPSATVRTRVRVPLRFPDGYSTTADVLTFRGLADEREHLLLGLGDWETAVVLAGQGGTAPLVRPHSECLTGDVFGSQRCDCGPQLREAVERIATTGGFLLYLRQEGRGIGLYAKLDAYALQDSGMDTYEANVALGRGEDERDYRAAAQMLLAAGVDRVRLLSNNPDKAVQLQGYGVTVTERVPTGVHLSDANARYLTAKRDHTAHTLDLAHPVVHPRLGDVVGAELAS, encoded by the coding sequence ATGGCCACCGACTTCCCCGCGACCCCCTCCGCCACCGTGCGCACCAGGGTCCGCGTCCCCCTGCGCTTCCCCGACGGCTACAGCACCACCGCCGACGTGCTCACCTTCCGCGGTCTGGCCGACGAGCGCGAGCACCTGCTCCTGGGCCTCGGCGACTGGGAGACAGCCGTGGTGCTCGCCGGGCAGGGCGGGACCGCTCCCCTGGTCCGCCCGCACAGCGAGTGCCTCACCGGCGACGTGTTCGGCTCGCAGCGCTGCGACTGCGGCCCGCAGCTGCGCGAGGCCGTCGAGCGCATCGCGACCACCGGCGGTTTCCTGCTCTACCTGCGCCAGGAGGGGCGCGGCATCGGCCTGTACGCCAAGCTCGACGCCTACGCGCTCCAGGACTCCGGCATGGACACCTACGAGGCCAACGTGGCGCTGGGCCGGGGCGAGGACGAGCGCGACTACCGCGCCGCCGCGCAGATGCTGCTCGCCGCGGGCGTCGACCGCGTCCGGCTGCTGAGCAACAACCCCGACAAGGCCGTCCAGCTCCAGGGCTACGGCGTCACGGTCACCGAGCGGGTCCCCACCGGCGTCCACCTCTCCGACGCCAACGCCCGCTACCTGACCGCCAAGCGCGACCACACCGCGCACACCCTCGACCTGGCCCACCCGGTCGTGCACCCCCGGCTGGGTGACGTGGTCGGGGCCGAGCTGGCCTCGTGA
- a CDS encoding MFS transporter — MPADTDVRPAREDVRARAAVAAMFFTNGALIANLIPRYPEIKAELGMGNSAYGLAVAAFPAGAIVAGLAAGVLVRRFGSARVAVVSTVLAGLGVIAAGLAPVTLAFAAAGFVAGAMDSITDVAQNAHGLRVQRRYGRSIINSFHAVWSIGAVTGGAMSAGAIALGIDRAPHLIGAVALLAVVALLALRFSLPGPEDAEQPEPVAAAEGAGRFASAGRVVPVLAALVLIATAGTLVEDAGNSWAAIYLGGLGAPAALAASGYIALVGTQFIGRISGDRLVDRFGQRTVARAGGIVVAVGFGLALALPTVPGTVVGFAAAGLGVATLVPAAMHEADELPGLRPGTGLTVVSWLMRLGFLLSPPVVGLIADASSLRLGLVVVPIAGVLVVLLAGVLKQERASA; from the coding sequence ATGCCAGCTGACACCGATGTCCGCCCCGCTCGGGAGGACGTCCGGGCCCGCGCCGCCGTGGCCGCGATGTTCTTCACCAACGGGGCCCTGATCGCCAACCTCATCCCGCGCTACCCGGAGATCAAGGCCGAGCTGGGCATGGGCAACTCCGCCTACGGCCTGGCCGTCGCCGCGTTCCCGGCGGGCGCGATCGTGGCCGGGCTCGCCGCCGGTGTGCTGGTGCGCCGGTTCGGCTCGGCCAGGGTCGCCGTCGTCAGCACCGTGCTCGCCGGGCTCGGCGTCATCGCGGCCGGTCTGGCCCCGGTCACGCTGGCGTTCGCCGCCGCCGGGTTCGTCGCGGGCGCGATGGACTCGATCACCGACGTGGCCCAGAACGCGCACGGCCTGCGCGTGCAGCGCCGCTACGGCCGCTCCATCATCAACTCCTTCCACGCCGTGTGGTCCATCGGCGCGGTCACCGGCGGGGCCATGTCGGCGGGCGCGATCGCGCTCGGGATCGACCGGGCGCCGCACCTGATCGGCGCGGTCGCGCTGCTGGCGGTCGTCGCGCTGCTCGCCCTGCGGTTCAGCCTGCCCGGCCCGGAGGACGCGGAGCAGCCCGAACCCGTCGCCGCAGCCGAGGGCGCGGGTCGGTTCGCCTCGGCGGGCCGGGTCGTGCCGGTGCTCGCCGCGCTCGTGCTCATCGCCACGGCGGGCACCCTCGTGGAGGACGCGGGCAACTCGTGGGCCGCCATCTACCTGGGCGGGCTCGGCGCGCCCGCCGCGCTCGCGGCCTCCGGCTACATCGCGCTCGTGGGCACCCAGTTCATCGGCCGGATCAGCGGCGACCGGCTGGTCGACCGGTTCGGCCAGCGCACCGTGGCCAGGGCGGGCGGGATCGTCGTCGCGGTCGGCTTCGGGCTCGCGCTCGCCCTGCCGACCGTGCCCGGCACCGTCGTGGGCTTCGCGGCGGCGGGCCTGGGCGTCGCCACGCTGGTGCCCGCCGCGATGCACGAGGCGGACGAGCTGCCGGGGCTGCGGCCAGGCACCGGGCTGACCGTGGTGTCCTGGCTGATGCGCCTGGGCTTCCTGCTGTCCCCGCCGGTCGTCGGGCTCATCGCGGACGCGTCGAGCCTGCGCCTGGGGCTGGTGGTCGTGCCGATCGCGGGCGTGCTCGTCGTGCTGCTCGCGGGCGTGCTCAAGCAGGAGCGCGCGAGCGCCTGA
- a CDS encoding SDR family oxidoreductase produces MSDQHDHATHERHPKPEDQHGQSQRHPGSGEDMDPKPDHGESTYRGSGKLDGRRAVITGGDSGIGRAVALAFAAEGADVLLSYLPEEQEDAERTAELVRERGRKAVLVAGDITDERHCGEIVDRALGELGGIDVLVNNAAHQMAQEDGLLGISSEQFDRVLKTNLYAMFWLCKAAVPHLEPGATIINTSSIQAVDPSPQLLDYATTKAGIVNFTKGLAIDLAERGIRVNTVAPGPVWTPLIPATMPEDAVANFGEQVPLGRAAQPVELAPAYVFLASAESSYITGAVIPVTGGKPFN; encoded by the coding sequence ATGAGCGACCAGCACGACCACGCCACCCACGAGCGGCACCCGAAGCCCGAGGACCAGCACGGGCAGAGCCAGCGGCACCCCGGCTCCGGGGAGGACATGGACCCGAAGCCCGACCACGGCGAGAGCACGTACCGGGGGAGCGGGAAGCTCGACGGACGTCGGGCGGTGATCACCGGAGGGGACTCCGGCATCGGCCGGGCCGTCGCCCTGGCGTTCGCGGCCGAGGGCGCCGACGTGCTGCTGTCCTACCTGCCCGAGGAGCAGGAGGACGCCGAGCGCACGGCCGAGCTGGTGCGCGAGCGCGGGCGCAAGGCCGTGCTCGTCGCCGGGGACATCACCGACGAGCGGCACTGCGGGGAGATCGTCGACCGGGCCCTGGGCGAGCTGGGCGGGATCGACGTCCTGGTGAACAACGCGGCGCACCAGATGGCGCAGGAGGACGGGCTGCTCGGGATCAGCAGCGAGCAGTTCGACCGGGTGCTGAAGACGAACCTGTACGCGATGTTCTGGCTGTGCAAGGCGGCCGTGCCGCACCTGGAGCCGGGGGCGACGATCATCAACACGTCGTCGATCCAGGCCGTCGACCCGTCGCCGCAGCTGCTGGACTACGCGACGACGAAGGCCGGGATCGTGAACTTCACCAAGGGGCTCGCGATCGACCTGGCCGAGCGCGGGATCCGGGTCAACACGGTCGCGCCGGGGCCGGTGTGGACGCCGCTGATCCCGGCGACGATGCCCGAGGATGCCGTGGCGAACTTCGGCGAGCAGGTGCCGCTGGGGCGGGCCGCGCAGCCGGTCGAGCTGGCGCCCGCGTACGTGTTCCTGGCCTCGGCGGAGTCCAGCTACATCACCGGCGCCGTGATCCCGGTGACCGGCGGCAAGCCGTTCAACTAG
- a CDS encoding TetR/AcrR family transcriptional regulator produces MDEDDAGTGARTPARGAGSRRPDPGRRDRIIDACLDVIAEVGVDGASHRGIAAAAGVPLGSMTYHFDGMRQLLREAFGRFAGAVAAGFEARMAAAANAEEAAAAVVEIITVDTLSTQRDLVLTHELYTLAARDPECRDVTNAWMAASRRALERHFDPLTARLLDALIEGMSIHRALDTEPHDRAAAVAAVERITGRTSGGTAG; encoded by the coding sequence GTGGACGAGGACGACGCGGGGACCGGTGCCCGGACACCCGCGCGGGGGGCGGGTTCGCGCAGGCCCGACCCCGGCAGGCGGGACCGGATCATCGACGCCTGCCTGGACGTGATCGCCGAGGTCGGGGTGGACGGGGCCTCGCACCGGGGCATCGCCGCCGCGGCCGGGGTGCCGCTGGGGTCGATGACCTACCACTTCGACGGGATGCGGCAGCTGCTGCGCGAGGCGTTCGGCCGGTTCGCGGGGGCCGTGGCCGCCGGGTTCGAGGCGCGCATGGCCGCCGCCGCGAACGCCGAGGAGGCGGCGGCGGCGGTCGTGGAGATCATCACCGTGGACACCCTGAGCACCCAGCGGGACCTGGTGCTCACGCACGAGCTGTACACCCTGGCCGCGCGCGACCCGGAGTGCCGGGACGTCACCAACGCGTGGATGGCCGCGAGCAGGCGCGCGCTGGAGCGGCACTTCGACCCGCTCACGGCCAGGCTGCTCGACGCCCTGATCGAGGGAATGTCGATCCACCGCGCGCTGGACACCGAGCCGCACGACCGGGCCGCCGCCGTGGCCGCCGTCGAGCGGATCACCGGGCGGACCAGCGGAGGAACCGCCGGGTAG
- a CDS encoding GH12 family glycosyl hydrolase domain-containing protein: protein MKQRSLAAALLVAAGMAVPVVTAAATGAQADAALCGQYDSTQVQGRYVVMNNRWGGNAEQCVDVTGSGFRLTSQKGSKPTDGAPLSYPAIYGGCHYDNCSPGTNLPVRIGDVASASTSIGYGYNASGIYNASYDIWMDPSPKRTGVNQVELMIWLNRQGPIQPIGSRVGSTTIAGRTWEVWQGNNGGNDVVSYLAPSPISNFSFDVLDFVRDVDNRTQVSTSWYLTSVQAGFEPWQGGEGLSVNNFSLDVRTR from the coding sequence ATGAAGCAGCGGTCACTCGCCGCCGCCCTGCTGGTCGCGGCAGGCATGGCCGTCCCGGTCGTCACCGCCGCAGCCACCGGGGCGCAGGCCGACGCCGCCCTGTGCGGCCAGTACGACAGCACCCAGGTCCAGGGCCGGTACGTGGTCATGAACAACCGTTGGGGCGGCAACGCCGAGCAGTGCGTCGACGTCACCGGGTCCGGCTTCCGGCTCACGTCGCAGAAGGGCAGCAAGCCGACCGACGGCGCGCCCCTGTCGTACCCGGCCATCTACGGCGGTTGCCACTACGACAACTGCTCGCCCGGCACGAACCTGCCCGTGCGGATCGGCGACGTGGCGAGCGCGTCCACGTCGATCGGCTACGGGTACAACGCGTCCGGGATCTACAACGCGTCCTACGACATCTGGATGGACCCCTCGCCCAAGCGCACCGGGGTCAACCAGGTCGAGCTGATGATCTGGCTCAACCGGCAGGGGCCGATCCAGCCCATCGGCAGCCGGGTGGGGAGCACGACCATCGCCGGGCGCACGTGGGAGGTGTGGCAGGGCAACAACGGCGGCAACGACGTGGTGTCCTACCTCGCGCCCTCGCCGATCTCGAACTTCTCGTTCGACGTGCTGGACTTCGTCCGGGACGTGGACAACCGCACCCAGGTCTCCACGTCGTGGTACCTGACCAGCGTGCAGGCCGGGTTCGAGCCCTGGCAGGGCGGCGAGGGGTTGTCGGTCAACAACTTCTCGCTGGACGTCCGGACCCGCTGA